The Deltaproteobacteria bacterium DNA window TAGGGGCCGCGAGCCCGAGGACGGACGGCCCGAGGAGGAACCCGGCGATGAGCTCGCCGATGACCGGCGGCTGCCCGAGGCGTCGGAAGACCTCGCCGAGCACGCGCGCGGCCGTCAGCAGGAGGGCCAGCTGCAGGAGGAACGTCAGCAGCGTGTGCGGTTGGATCCCCGGGGGCATCGAGCCGCACGATTCTAGGGAAGCGGTCGGGAGAGGTCGAGGCGGGGTGGCCCGCGGCGCCGTTCGCGCGGTGGCCCGCGGCGCCGGCGCGCGCGTCAGGCTCGCGAGGGCAATCCGGCGAACCAGGCGAGGATCGCCGGGTTCTCGTGGCGAGGATAGGTGTGGGAGAGGTCGGGAATCTCGCGATACACGAGGTGCGCGCCGGCCGCGGCGAGCGTGTCGCGCGCCAGGCGCGCCAGCGCGTCCGCCGCCGATGCGAGCGGCGCTGCGAAGCGTCCGGCGATCGCGGCGGCGAGCTCGGCGGATCGGCTGGGCGCGAGACGCTCGGCCGCGTCCTCCATCGCGGCCCGCAGCTCCGCGGCGACGACGCTCGCGGCGAGCGCCGCGCGCAGATACGCGAGCTCGGTGCGCGCGCGGGCGTTCTCGTCGGTCAGCGCCGCCTCCCGGGGAGTCGCGCTTCGCGCATGGGCGACAGTGGCGTGCGCCGAGTCGCCGAGTCAACGCGGCCCCGGTTGCCTGTCGTCGGTCCCGGTTGCCTCGCGTGCAGCGATCTGCGACAGCCGCATCATGGCGGGACCCCCGCATCTCCTCATGCTCTTGCGGCACGCGATCGCGGAGGATCGCAGCGACAGCGGTCGCGATCGGGATCGTCGGCTGACCGGCGAGGGCAAGCGCAAGCTCCGCGACGTGGTCGCGGGCATGCGGGCGCTCGACCTGCCGGTGGAGCGCGTGGTGTCGAGCCCGCTCGAGCGCGCGCGCGAGACCGCCGAGATCGTCGCCGAGGGCTACGGACTCGACGACGGCGTCGACGTGTCGCCCGCGCTCGCGCCCGGCGCCGGTCCCGACGCCGTGCTCGCCGCGCTCGCCGAGGTCGGACGGCCGAGCGGTGTGGTGCTGGTGGGACACGAGCCCGACCTGGCCGCTCTCGCGTCGACGCTCCTCACCGGTAGCCCGGGGCTGGTGGGCATGGGATTTCGCAAGGCCGGGCTCGCCGGCATCGTCGTCGCGACGCTGCCGCCGCGCAGCGCGGGCGCGCTCGAGTTCTTCCTGACGCCCGGACAGCTCCGGCGCATCGGCCGCGGCGGCTGACCGCAGCGCATCGCGCCGCGGAGCGTCGCACGGGGCGCGGCGCAGCGCCGCACCACAACCGATAGCGCTCGCGATGACGTTCGATCGCAAGCGTCGTCCCGACGCCATGCGATCTGCCGTGCCGTTCCCTTGGACGGTCGCTTGGAAACTTGCTTGTGCGTACGTGCGTGCGCTAGGTTGCGCCACCCCCCGGAGAAAGTGACGTTTCGCGCTTGCGGCGAGTGGTCATTACCGGCCTCGGTTGCATCACCCCTTGTGGCATCGGCGTCGAAGAGACCTGGGATGCGGTCGTTCGCGGGCGTTCGGGCACCAAACCGATCACCTCGTTCGACGCGAGCGGGTGTCACAGCCGGGTCGCCGGAGAGATTCCCGATTTCCGCGCGGATGATTTTCTCGCGCGCCGCGAGGTGCAAGCCTTCTCGCGCTGCCTCCATTTCGGTTTCGCCGCCGCGCGCATGGCGTGGGAGGACGCGCGCGCCACGGATGCGCTCGACCGCGATCGCGTCGGAGTATGCATGGGGAGCGCGGTGGGCGCGATCAGCCGGAACATCACCGACGGGCTGACGTTCGACGAGCGGGGCATCGAGCGCGTGCATCCGATGTGTCCGTTGCAGTATCCGGGAAGCCTGCCCGCCGAGGTGGCGATCGCGCTCGGGTTGCGCGGGCCCACGTACGCGATCTCGACGGCCTGCACCGCCGGCGCGGACGCGGCGGGTCTCGCGCTCGGGCTCATCGCCTCCGGCATGCTCGATGCCGCGATCGTCGGCGGGAGCGATGCACCGATCTTTCCGCTGCTCTTTCACTCGTTCGATCGCTTGCAGGTCGTGTCGCGCTTGAACGATCCGCCCGAGCGGGCGTCGCGTCCCTTTTCGCGTGACCGCTGCGGGTTCGTGTTGTCGGAGGGAGCGGGCGCCGTGGTGCTCGAGGCGGAGGAGGTCGCCCGTGAGCGGGGCGCGCGCGTGTACGCGGAGCTCGCCGGGTTCGGCGCGAGCTCCGACGCGCACCATCACCTGCATCCGGCGCCGGACGGCCGTCAGGGCGCGCGCGCGATCGAGCAGGCATTGCGGTACGCCGGCGTCGGTGCCGACGAGATCGACTACGTCAACGCCCACGGGACCGGCACCGTCAAGAACGACGTCGTGGAGACGTCGATCCTGAAGCAGGCGTTGGGCGAGCACGCCTATCGCCTCCCCGTGAGCTCGTCGAAGTCGATGCTCGGCCACATGATCGGGGCCGCCGCCGCGGTCGAGCTCATCATCTCGACGTTGAGCATCCACGCGGCGATCGTGCCGCCCACCATCAACGTCGTCGAGCCGGATCCCGAGTGCGATCTCGACTACGTGACCGACGGCGCCCGCGCCCTCGCTCCACGCGTGGTCCTGTCGCCGTCGTTCGGATTCGGATCCAGAAACGCCGCCCTCGTGGTGCGGAGGTACGAGACTGGAGGACACCGTCGTGGACAGCCTGAGTCGTAAGGTTCGAGACATCATCGCCATCGAGCTCCAGCTCGATGTACGGAAGGTCGTACCCGACGCGCGGCTGCGTCAGGATCTCGGGATGGATTCCGTGGCGGCGCTCAACATCCTGTTCGCGGCCGAGGAGACCTTCGGAATCGATGCGATCGATGTGACCGAGCTGGCTTCGGTATCGACGGTCGCCGACGTCGAGACGTTGGTGCGGCAGCTCGTCGGACTGCTGCGCGCGTCCTGAGGCGGCCCCTTGGCGAATCCCGCGAGTCCGCTGCGTCAGCCCGCGCGTCTACGCGAGAGCGGGCTGCCGCCGGTGTCCCGCATAGGGGGCGCCGATCTCGCGCTCGCGCGCGGGGTGCTGGCGTATCTGCGTCTCGTGGCGCGCTCCGTGTCCTGGGGCTGGGTCGATCGCGACGGGCGGCCCCTCGATGATCGAGATGTGGATCCGCGCCTGGGAGCGATGCGGCACCGCGAGAAACCGACGCTTCTGACCTATTACATCGCCGATGCGCTCGGTGTCGCGACGCTCGCGCTCGTGCACGACGCGTTCCTCCAATGGATGCGGGTGTCGCGGTGCATCGTCGACGATACGTTGGCCGGCCGCGTGAGCGCTTCGATCATCGACCGTCTCGGCGGACGCTTTACGGTGCTGCCGCTGCCCGGTGATCCGGAGCGGGTGCGCGGGGTGTACGAGGTGATCCGAGCCGGCGGCTCCTGCGCGTTCCCCGTCGACGGCGGCGGCCCGTACCGGGAGGTCGGTACGGGCGTCGTGGCGTTGGCGGCGTCGCTCGGCGCGAGCATCGTCCCGATGTCCGCCTCGCTCTCGCCCGCGGTGAGCTTCGCGCCGCAGTCGCGCGTCCGCGTGCCGATACCGAAGGGTCGCCTGGTCGTCGCGATGGGGGACGAGGTGCAAATCGGACGTGGCGCCGATCGCCGGGCCGTCGCCGCCGCATTGCGGGACACGCTCGACCAGTTGTCCGTCGCAGCGCGCGCCGACTGACGCCGGATCGGCCGCGCGTGTGAAGTGACATGCGACTTGGGCGCGGTCTTTACGATTGCGCATTGAGCGTAGCGACGGGCGCCGTGTACCGTGGGTCGGGGGGGTGTGGAGCAGCGCATGGGTCTCGACGCGTCTACGGCGGCTCTGAATCTACGTCACAGGTACATCGAGGGGCTGCTGACGCGTGCGGTTGGCGCGCTCGTGTTCGCGTCGTTCTTCGCCGCCGCCGCGTATTTCAACGTCGGGCTCTCGTGGGACCAGAGCGCCCCCGTGGTCGTGATTCTCTCGGCCATGGCGCTGATCAACATTCCGTACTGGTTCCTCGGTCGTAGGACGGGCTTCTCGCTCTCGTACTTCTATCTCCACTGGGCGTTCGATCTCGTCGCGATCACCGGCAGCATCTACTTCCTCGGCGGCATCGACGTGCCGCTCGTGCAGTTCACCTACATGACGATCATCTTGACCGCTGCGATCTTCGTGTCGCAGCGCGCATCCTTCCGGCTGGCGACCGGTGCCACCATCGCCTACGGCCTGCTCGGCCTCGCGGAGATCCAGGGGTGGCTGCCGCAACGGGCCGGCATTTGGCATCACCATTACGCGCCGACCCTGCGGGTGTTCATCGTCGGCATATCGGGCGTCACGTTCTTCGTCTTCGCGTATCTCGCGGGGACGCTCTCGGAGCTCCTGCGGCGCGCGAACGAGGAGCTGGCGGCGACCAAGGGCATCGTCGAAGAGCAGAATCGGTCGCTCGAGCAACGCGTTCACGAACGAACGCGCGAGCTCGAGTCGCGTACGCTCGAGTTGCAGGAACGCACTGCCGAGCTCGAGGAGCTCGTGCACATCGTGACCCACGACCTCCAGAACGTCGCGGTGGCGAGCACGGAAACGATCCGCAAGCTGCTCGAGCTCGACGGCGCGAGTTTCTCGCCCCGCGGCCAGAGGTACGTGGAGCGGCTCCAGCGCGATTGCCGCTTGATGGCGACGATGCTGCGGAACCTCCTCGAGGTCGTCACTCAATCGGAAGTCGCCGAGCGGCGGGAGTTCGTGAACGTGCAGGCCGTGGTTCAGGAAGCCGTTGCCCGGGCGCATGCCGTCGTCGAGAGCAAGCGAATCGACGTTCGGGTCGGAGACCTGCCGCCGCTGCTGGCGGAAGAGCAGAAGATGTACCATGTGTTCGAGAACCTCGTGTCGAACGCGTGCAAGTACGTGGGTGACAAGCCGAACCCGACCGTGGAGGTGGGGGGAGTCGTCCGCGGCGCCAGCATCGAGTACTTCGTGCGCGACAACGGCGTTGGTATCGAGCCGTCGCAGATGGGCCGGATCTTTCAGTTGTATCACCGCGCGCCCAATCAGACGGTGGCCGGCATCGTGCAGCAAGGGCACGGCATCGGCCTCGCCGTCGTGAAGCGGATCGTTCAGCGCTACGGGGGACGGATCTGGGTGGAGTCCGTCTTGGGGGAAGGGGCGACCTTCCGGTTGAGCTTTCCGCGTGAGATGCAACACATCGAAGAGGAAGTGAGGGACAGCGCATGAGCCAAGCGGCCTTGCTCGTGGAAGACAATAGCTCGCATGCCGAGCTGATTGCCGACGAACTGGAGTTGGCTCTCGACGGATGGGCGCTCGATCAGGTGCCGACGCTGGCCGAGGCGCGCGCGAAGATCGCG harbors:
- a CDS encoding acyl carrier protein yields the protein MDSLSRKVRDIIAIELQLDVRKVVPDARLRQDLGMDSVAALNILFAAEETFGIDAIDVTELASVSTVADVETLVRQLVGLLRAS
- a CDS encoding histidine phosphatase family protein, which produces MAGPPHLLMLLRHAIAEDRSDSGRDRDRRLTGEGKRKLRDVVAGMRALDLPVERVVSSPLERARETAEIVAEGYGLDDGVDVSPALAPGAGPDAVLAALAEVGRPSGVVLVGHEPDLAALASTLLTGSPGLVGMGFRKAGLAGIVVATLPPRSAGALEFFLTPGQLRRIGRGG
- a CDS encoding HAMP domain-containing histidine kinase, with product MGLDASTAALNLRHRYIEGLLTRAVGALVFASFFAAAAYFNVGLSWDQSAPVVVILSAMALINIPYWFLGRRTGFSLSYFYLHWAFDLVAITGSIYFLGGIDVPLVQFTYMTIILTAAIFVSQRASFRLATGATIAYGLLGLAEIQGWLPQRAGIWHHHYAPTLRVFIVGISGVTFFVFAYLAGTLSELLRRANEELAATKGIVEEQNRSLEQRVHERTRELESRTLELQERTAELEELVHIVTHDLQNVAVASTETIRKLLELDGASFSPRGQRYVERLQRDCRLMATMLRNLLEVVTQSEVAERREFVNVQAVVQEAVARAHAVVESKRIDVRVGDLPPLLAEEQKMYHVFENLVSNACKYVGDKPNPTVEVGGVVRGASIEYFVRDNGVGIEPSQMGRIFQLYHRAPNQTVAGIVQQGHGIGLAVVKRIVQRYGGRIWVESVLGEGATFRLSFPREMQHIEEEVRDSA
- a CDS encoding beta-ketoacyl-[acyl-carrier-protein] synthase family protein yields the protein MRRVVITGLGCITPCGIGVEETWDAVVRGRSGTKPITSFDASGCHSRVAGEIPDFRADDFLARREVQAFSRCLHFGFAAARMAWEDARATDALDRDRVGVCMGSAVGAISRNITDGLTFDERGIERVHPMCPLQYPGSLPAEVAIALGLRGPTYAISTACTAGADAAGLALGLIASGMLDAAIVGGSDAPIFPLLFHSFDRLQVVSRLNDPPERASRPFSRDRCGFVLSEGAGAVVLEAEEVARERGARVYAELAGFGASSDAHHHLHPAPDGRQGARAIEQALRYAGVGADEIDYVNAHGTGTVKNDVVETSILKQALGEHAYRLPVSSSKSMLGHMIGAAAAVELIISTLSIHAAIVPPTINVVEPDPECDLDYVTDGARALAPRVVLSPSFGFGSRNAALVVRRYETGGHRRGQPES